The proteins below are encoded in one region of Cucurbita pepo subsp. pepo cultivar mu-cu-16 chromosome LG10, ASM280686v2, whole genome shotgun sequence:
- the LOC111803226 gene encoding uncharacterized protein LOC111803226 — protein MEYERIHKVQTGLISPSKLRMKLMGPHHHKKKDGSNCNSSRTSPSKLEDIEFARNSLLLSAESGDFEDEVTSEKVLNQSVSDPKPSDRSSGLLKEFPSKENSESVRNRMNQCSNSSTVHPSKPIEDENLDYDSNASSSSFEFHKGERSVHSSISRSHLRPMPSKWNDAEKWIMNRQNNGQTVNYPKKNVPQNHGYRMMATNMVRVAPESANSELRSSIGRAMDAKHVEFCQSGMQMGPEKFSFVPAGAYSCADIMLVDSCSQIKDLNEVEHEPSSKASKEDSTGIPAVRAVSMRDMGTEMTPVPSQEPSRTATPVGASPLRSPTSSIPSTPRRDEPAPTPIEQSATELQQSTENGKRELSEDEMKLKTRREILALGMQLGKTNIAAWASKDAPEKKRQNAENADREALKQAEFEKRAAAWEEVEKSKHMARYKREEIQIQAWESQQKTKLEAEMRRVEAQVEQIRAQAEVKMMKKIAMTRQKSEEKRAAAECRKRREAERAAAQAEHIRQTGRMPSSPYICCGWL, from the exons ATGGAGTACGAGAGGATTCACAAAGTTCAG ACAGGTTTAATTTCTCCTAGTAAACTTAGAATGAAGCTCATGGGACCTCATCaccataaaaagaaagatggatcAAACTGCAACTCTTCAAGAACTTCTCCTTCTAAGCTTGAAGACATTGAGTTTGCTAGAAATAGTTTGTTATTGTCTGCTGAAAGTGGTGACTTTGAAGACGAAG TGACATCTGAAAAGGTTTTGAATCAGTCAGTTTCAGACCCTAAACCAAGTGATCGGTCTTCAGGTCTGCTAAAAGAGTTTCCCTCGAAGGAAAATAGTGAATCGGTTCGAAATCGAATGAACCAATGTTCGAATTCAAGCACAGTTCATCCTTCGAAACCAATAGAAGATGAAAATCTGGATTATGATAGTAATGCAAGTTCATCTAGTTTTGAGTTTCATAAGGGGGAGAGGTCTGTACATAGTTCGATTTCGAGGTCCCACTTGAGGCCAATGCCATCGAAGTGGAACGATGCGGAGAAATGGATAATGAACCGTCAAAACAATGGGCAGACTGTCAATTATCCTAAGAAGAATGTTCCACAAAACCATGGATATAGAATGATGGCAACGAATATGGTGAGGGTTGCTCCCGAATCTGCAAACTCTGAGCTTCGATCGTCGATTGGTAGAGCTATGGATGCGAAGCATGTTGAGTTCTGTCAATCGGGTATGCAGATGGGGCCTGAGAAGTTCTCTTTTGTGCCTGCTGGGGCTTATTCCTGTGCAGATATCATGTTGGTTGATTCATGTTCGCAAATTAAGGACTTAAATGAAGTGGAACACGAGCCATCTTCGAAAGCTAGTAAAGAAGATTCGACAG GCATCCCTGCAGTAAGAGCAGTTTCAATGAGAGATATGGGAACAGAAATGACCCCAGTTCCTAGCCAAGAGCCTTCGAGAACGGCTACTCCTGTTGGGGCGTCTCCGCTTCGCAGCCCAACTTCTTCAATTCCCTCCACACCTCGGAGAGATGAACCAGCTCCAACTCCTATTGAGCAATCTGCGACCGAGCTGCAACAATCAACAGAAAACGGCAAAAGGGAACTATCAGAAGATGAAATGAAGCTCAAGACAAGAAGAGAGATTTTAGCCCTTGGGATGCAGCTTGGCAAGACGAACATTGCTGCCTGGGCTAGTAAGGATGCGCCCGAAAAGAAACGACAGAACGCTGAAAATGCTGATAGGGAGGCACTCAAGCAAGCGGAGTTCGAAAAACGTGCAGCTGCGTGGGAGGAAGTTGAAAAGTCTAAGCATATGGCAAG ATATAAACGCGAAGAAATCCAAATCCAAGCATGGGAAAGCCAGCAGAAAACGAAGCTCGAGGCCGAAATGCGGAGAGTCGAG GCTCAGGTTGAGCAAATCAGAGCTCAAGCTGAagtgaagatgatgaagaagattgCAATGACAAGGCAAAAGTCGGAAGAAAAACGGGCAGCGGCCGAGTGTCGAAAGAGGCGAGAGGCAGAAAGGGCAGCAGCACAGGCTGAACATATTCGGCAGACGGGTCGAATGCCGTCCTCCCCTTACATTTGTTGTGGTTGGCTGTGA